TCTCTACAAGCTGGTTTTCATAGGCTGAACGAAAGTCGCTCTTGGACAGGCGTTGATAACGGACACGTCCATCGAAAATTGGATCGCGCTCCTCCGTGATAACTTGGAATCCGCTATCCAGCACAACGTAATGCCGCGCGTTCATTTCCTCGATGATGGCATCGAGAGCGGACAGCTTCGGCGGCTGACGCATGAGAGCGTCATCCACGCCGAGGCCAAACTCTTCATCCTCCCAGACTTCGAAGTCACACTCTGGCTGGACTCGTGCGACTTCACCGCCGGCAGCCTGAACGACCTTGTACAGGTACTTAATGGTTACGGGGCGGCCTCGCCGGCCAGCTGATGGGTTGGCATGCAGCGAATCCCAGCGGCGACCGATCAGGTAGCCGTGGTCTTCATACCCTGAGGCCTGAGTGGACCAGTCGATGAACTCCTGACGACCTTCGCCGGCAGTTGCGTGGTGACAGGCCATCATCAGCGGCAGCCACTCAGAGTCATGGTCCTTAAAGTCGTCAGGGTCGAGCTGATCCAGGGTCTCGGCGAGCATCTCGGGCGTCAATTCGCCGTAACCTGCAGCCTCTCCGTTTGCCCTGACAGGCCGCTTCGCCAGAGAAAGTAGCGATTCAGGCATTTGAGGTGCTTCGATGGGCGGGGGCGTTAGGTCGTCCCACTCATAGCGCTTGCCGCACGGATGGATTGAGCCAGGAGCCACCACTTGACGGCCGAGACTCTTAAATTCGATCCCCGGATAGTTCTCCAGGCTGTCCATGAGCGAAAGGTCTTCAGGCTTGCGGAAGTAATAATGGTGGCCGCCTGAGCCCGTGATGACGTGTGGCGCGGAGGACAGGTCGATCCCTGAGTCGGCCACCAGCTTCGCAAGGCTATCAACGCCACCTTCGAAATTCCGCGGGTCCACGTCGAGAACTACCCAGCTAGCCGGCAGGCGTACTCCTACATTCAAGCCGTCCCGCTTAGCGCGTTCCAGTACCGCCTCGTTGCAGTAGTCCTTCACTTGCCAGCTGCCGTCGATAGGGGATTTGCCACGAGGGCGCCCCCTTGTGTCTTTAGCATTCCAGCGATGGAGGGGAATCAATGTCAGCCCAGCGCGGATCAGACTGTCAACGTCAATCAACGGTGTTTTTTGAGGAAGTGCGGCGGCATCATTGCTTCCGTAAGTCCCCTTTGATGTGTTCCCCTGGAGCCCGCCTTGCCCGCGGGCTTCTTTTTGCCTGTTCATTGGCCACCCCCTTTCCGCTTCGCGTTACTGGCGGCGAGATAGGCGCGCAGATCGCCCAGGCGGTAGCGGATAGCTTTCGAGCCAACGCGAACGTAATTGGGGCCACCGCCGTAACAGCGGTACCAGTTAAGCGAGTTTGGTTTGAGGGACAGGAAGGCAGCAGCCTCCGCTGAGTTGACAAGTACATCGTCGGGAAGAGCGTGAAGTACAGCCAGCTCTTCGAGGGTAAGGGTTTTCGGGTGGTAAGCCATCTCAGGGCACTCCAGCTCAGTCGTGCGGCATAGCCGCGGGAAGACTGCCCGCTGTACGTCGCGGAAAAGAACCCGTTGCTCCCTTCAGTCAAAGGGCGGGTCTCAGCTGTTCTTGCCACTGAAAGCACTTCTGGCTGGCCTGATGGCAAGCCCTCGAGCCATTGAAGCTCGATTGGTTCATATCGTTACATGGATTTTGATCGATGAAAACCAGCACTTCCCCCGACCGTCCAGGTGCCCGCATGTCGCGTCGAAACAGACCTGATAGCTCAGCGTCAGGCGAAGCTGCGCCGCAAGCGCCACACGCGACCTGAGGAGACCGAAGGCTGCAATGTCGGCCACCGCCGGGGCTGTCGAGGCTGAAAACAAAAAAGCCACCCATTGCAGGTGGCCTTTTATCGACAAAATGGTGCCGCTTGCCCGACTCGAACGGGCCACCCCATCATTACGAATGATGTGCTCTACCAGATGAGCTAAAGCGGCATCGGCTGTCGGTGTTGTTCAATTCGTGTTTGGGACGCTCCCTTGTTTCGAACCAAATCGGCTGCAAGCCTAGTGCCGCAAGGCTTACAGCCGATTTATCGAGACAAAGTGCACCGATTACGAATGCGCTGCTCTACCTACTGAGCTACACCGGCGCCAGGCCGCGGATTATCGGGGGTTCTGCGGTTGGACTCAAGCCCGTGCGCATCGCCCTCGATACTGCAATCCGCATCAGGCGATCAGTGCGGTCGCGACGCGGGCTGGCCGTGGTCGCGCTCCAGGTCGTGCTTGACCTGGCCGGCCAGTTGCTCGCCTTCGGCGCTGGCCATCGCGTAGCCCTCTCGGGCCTTGTCCTTGATCTTGCCGGTCAGCTCGTCACTCTTCCGGCCCATCAGTTCGTCTTCACGACGGGTCGGTGGAACCGAGGCCGCCAGCAGCGCGCCGAGAGCGATACCCATGGCGCCAAGTGCCAGCGGTTGTTCGTTGAGTAGTTGAGTGAAACCGCCGCGTGCACGGTCTGCGGTGTGCCTCAGGCTTTCCGCGGCGTGCCGGCTGGAGTCGCTGACACGATGACGGGCATTGCCCAGTGAGCTGGAGGCGCTATGACTCATCTGCGCCGCCTTGTCTTTGATGCCACTGCCCTGCTGCTTGAGATTAGAGGCCTTGTCGGCCAGTTTATCGGTCATCGACGGACCGGTTGAAACGCTGTCGCTGTAGTCCGGGCGGCGGTTCTGCCCGGCCATCAGCCATACCAGACCGATAGAGGTGAGCAGCGTCGGTACCGGGTTGGCCTTAACGGTATCGGTGAGGTTGTGCAGGAACTCACCGCCGCCGCCTTTGGCATAACCGAGGGCGGTATCGATCATCTGTCCGGGGGAGAGCTTGCTTTCCAGCGCGTGGACGATGTTGCCGATTTCGGCGCGCTGCTGGTCGATCTCGCGCTCCAGCGTGTCCGGATCCTTTTGTGCTTCTATGTCAACCTGGTTATGCGTGCTCATGCGTGCCCCCTTACGACTTCTTTATCCTTTTGCAGCGAATGGATGGTGCGGTCGGGTTTGAACGAAGAGGCTTCGAATTTCTTCTTGCCGGCCGAGACCATGATCAGGCCGATGACCACCACGACCACGCCGACGATCAACGCGGCCAGCCAGGGTTCCATCATGGTGCTGAGGAAGTAGACCGCCGACATCAGCAGGATGATAAAGCCAGCCAGGAGCACCGCACCGCCAGTTGCGACGCTGGCAGCGCCAGCCTTGGTGGCACGCAGCGATTCGTTCAGTTCGGCCTTGGCCAGCGCCAATTCCTTGGTGAACAGCGACGGCACTTCGCGGGTCAGCTGCCGTAGCAAACCGCCGACAGAGTTATCGTGCTCGGAGTTGCCGGGTTCGTAAGGCGAATTGAGGTTGCGTTGCTCGTTCATCGATTAAGCCCTCCGTTTGTGCCTTTACCAGTGCCGCCTATGCCATTGGTGCTGCCCGTGGACGGCGCCATGCCAGCGTTGCTTACGCTGCCGACGGTATTGCCCGGTGCGCCACTGGAAATACGCGAGTCCAGTTCGGACTGGCTTGGCAGGGTCTCGGCGGTCACGTCTGCCGGAACGCCGAGCGGCGATGTCGGATGCGGGCGACTGGCGTCGGAATGACCGTAGTCGGTCGTCGGTTCGCGAGCAGCGGATTCAGCCCGGTGGCTGGAAGCGCGGGCGAAACGGGTCAAGCCGAATCCAAGCGCAACGCTGCCGGCAATGAACAGGCCCGGATTGTTGCGAGCCAAGCGATTGACCTCGCCTACCAGTTCATCGACGCTCTTGCCGCGCAGGTTGTCAGCCAGGTCGACCATGCTCTGCGCCATGTCGGAGACGTAATGGGACAGGCCCGTGCGATCCTGGTTTTCAAGTTCCGCCGCTGCCGCCTTGGCACTTTGGGCAACCTTTTCCAGCTCATCGGCGGCCGTACCGCGGTAGCTGTCCAGCTGTGCCTTGCCCTGGTTCTTGACCTGCTCGCCGGCTTCGCGCGCCTTCGCCTTGAGCTCCTCGGCACTCGGAGCGGAAGCTGAGCTGCTCGTCTGCGTGGTGCCAGCCTGGCCCGTCTGGCCGGTGGGCTGAGCGGAAGTGCTCGTTGACTGGACGTTGGCGTCGGTTCTGGCTTGACCGCCGTAACCTGTGATCTCTTCATCGGGTGTCGTCATTTTGTCCACCTTTTATAGGGTCATAGGGTTTGGCCGGATGACCACGGTCCGTGAAGCACAGCAATGCGGGGTTCCGCGGCTGTGCGATTTCAATACGCACATAAATGGTGACCGGACCCCAATTTTCGAGTTCCGTGATTTTGGCCAGGCGGTACGGGGCCTCGAGGCCGATACTTACCTGCGGCGCTCGACAGAGAGCGAAGACGTGTAACGGCGAGATCCAATGACGATCTGCCTGCGATGGCGCGCAGCCGGCGTGCGGCTTGGCTTACGACAATGTGTGGGCCGAACAAGCGAAACGGCAAAAGCACTGCAGCTGTGACCAGCGGGTCAGCTCAATAGGCAAAACGACCCGTTACAGCGAGCCGACGAGCTGTAACTGCCATACAAGTACCGGAACGCAAAAACGGGCCCCCAGGGGCCCGTTCTTGCTTGCGCGGATTGTCGTTACAGCGGACCGATGCTGGTGCAGCTGTTTGCGGTTTTGGCGTGCTTCTGCAGAACCGGCAGCTGCGGACGGTGCTTGCCGCTGCTTACGTCCAGGGACATCGCGTACTCGCCCCACCAGGGACCGGCAGCCCAATAGGTGCTCGGGATGCAGTTCTGACGCAGGTAGGCCAGCAGGTTATCGGTTGCGACGATGGCCGAGGGCGAGAAATCCGGTACGCCGTGCTCACCGATGTAGCCGCGCAGTTTGTGCTGCTTGAGCCAGTCGACGAAGGGCTTGACGCGGTTGACGCCAATCATCGGGTCGAACTTCTCGGCCTTGTCGAAGTAGTTGCCCGAGAAATCCTTGTCCACGTACATGTGCGCTTCGTAAACCAGATTGTTCTTCGGATCGCGCATCCACGGGTTGGTGACCAGCTGAGTGTTGTAGTGCGGCCAGTGGAAAGCGCTCGACCAGCGATCGCCTGCTACGTAGATCCAGCGCTTGGAGTCGACGGTGCGGATTGCCTGAGCAGCCGCCAGGGCAGCCTGCGGCCAGAGCCCGTTGGTCGAGTGCGGCTCGTTCATCAGGCCGTAGCCTTCGACGGCCGGGTGGTTCACTACTTGCTGCACGATCTGCTTCCATACCGCGGCGAAGGAACTGATGGGCACTTCTTTGGAGCCGATCAGCTTGCCGTAATAACGGTAGTAGTTGTGCAGGTCGAGAATCACCTTGACGTTGTGCTTCTGCGCGAAATCCAGCGACTGCTTCAGACGGGCGAACTCCTCGGCGTTCAGCGGAGAGTTCAGCTTGGGCTGGATACGCTCCCAGAGGAACGGCAGGCGAACCAGCGGCATGCCCAGGTCGGAATACTTCTTGTAGTACGACTCGGCAGGATAGGTGTAGTTGGTGCCATGCTTGCCGGGAACAACCGAGGGACCGAAGCCGGCGCCGGACAGATTGACGCCAACCAGCAGCGGCTTGCCATTGGTGGTGTCAGGTGCGGTGGGCACCGGAGCCGGTGCTGGCTCTACCGGTGGGGTAGTCAGAGCAGGAGACGAAGGAGTGCCGGTCGACGTACTGACCACCGAGATGGTCTTCGGATAGCCCAGGGTCGTACCGTTGATTACCGCGCCGTCAAGAAAGACGCTCATGTTGCTGCCGACCAGCTGAGCGCGCAGCACCTTGCGGGTCTGACCATCAGCGAGCCTCACCAAAGCGCCAGCCTTGAATGCCGCCACGTTGGCGCTGCTTGCCTGGATGGAGAAGCCTGCAGCGGTACGGTACATACCGTTGAGCCATTGAGCATTGGTGTAGTTGTTCAGGTTGCTGGTGGCGATGACCGAAGGGGTCGGAGCACTGGGCGCCGGAGTCGGAGCCGGGCTGGTAGTCGAAGTTGTAGCCAGCGCCAACTTGTTGGGTGCGCCGACGACACTTCCGTTAACTGCCGCACCTTCCAGATAGACGCTCATATTGGCGCCAACAACTTGTACCTGGGTAATTTTGCGAACCTGGCCATCTGCCAGTTTTGCTGTCGCTCCAACTTTGAAAGCAGCCTTGTTGGCAGCGCTTGCCGGAATGGAGAAGCCCGGCGACTTACGCCATACACCATTGAGCCAATCATTGTTGGTGAATGCGTTGATGCTGGTCGAGTGCGCAGTAACGGTAGGCGGTGTAGTGATCGGAGCAGAAGTGTCCGGGGCCGTTACGGCCGTGCTGCCGATGGTGACCACTTGCGGTGCGCCAACCTTGTTGCCGTCCAGCTTTGCACCTTCCAGGAAGATGCTCATGTTGCTGCCGACGATTTGCGCGCGGCTGATCTTGCGTACCTGACCGTCTGCCAGTCGTACCGAAGCGCCGGCCACGAACGCGGCGCGGTTTGCGGAGGTGGCGGGGATCGAGAAGCCGGCGCCGGTGCGCCAGATACCGTTCAGCCAATCGCTGTTGGTGAACGCGTTGATCTTGGCGGAAACCGATACAGCGGCAACCGAGGATGCAGCGGCATAAGGCGTGGTTACAACAGTGGCGCCACCCAGCAGAACAGCGGCAGCGATGGAAGCGACGAGTGCCTTGCGGGCACCGGAAAACAGGTTGGTGGACATTGAGTCTCTCCGGAACTTACTACTTCAAAGGCGGAGCCTTCGAAAAGAAACGGGAGGTCGATAAGTCGTGGGGCGTTGCTCTTGAAGAGGGTCGCGGTGTCACAACAAACGAACCGTTCACAAGAAATTTCCCGCCGTCCACCCCCTGAACAAACCGGTCAATCGTCTTGCGTGGCGGCTTTATAATAGGTTCAAAAAATTAATGGAAATTTTTTTGCCAGTAATAGATCGCCAGAAAAACGCCATAAACAGAAAATAACATTAATATGCCATTACGCACACGGCGGTAGATGTCGAATTGATATTGCGTTTAACCGCCCTAGTTGGTTACTTGACGCAAAAACAAGCGCCGACTTTTTGAACTTTGGCAATTATTAAAGGGATTAACCGCTATCGATCTTGCCGACGAACGGTATATGGTGGAGAGGTGAATAGCCCTC
This DNA window, taken from Pseudomonas sp. FeN3W, encodes the following:
- a CDS encoding DNA-binding protein gives rise to the protein MAYHPKTLTLEELAVLHALPDDVLVNSAEAAAFLSLKPNSLNWYRCYGGGPNYVRVGSKAIRYRLGDLRAYLAASNAKRKGGGQ
- a CDS encoding phage holin family protein, with protein sequence MNEQRNLNSPYEPGNSEHDNSVGGLLRQLTREVPSLFTKELALAKAELNESLRATKAGAASVATGGAVLLAGFIILLMSAVYFLSTMMEPWLAALIVGVVVVVIGLIMVSAGKKKFEASSFKPDRTIHSLQKDKEVVRGHA
- a CDS encoding DUF3618 domain-containing protein is translated as MSTHNQVDIEAQKDPDTLEREIDQQRAEIGNIVHALESKLSPGQMIDTALGYAKGGGGEFLHNLTDTVKANPVPTLLTSIGLVWLMAGQNRRPDYSDSVSTGPSMTDKLADKASNLKQQGSGIKDKAAQMSHSASSSLGNARHRVSDSSRHAAESLRHTADRARGGFTQLLNEQPLALGAMGIALGALLAASVPPTRREDELMGRKSDELTGKIKDKAREGYAMASAEGEQLAGQVKHDLERDHGQPASRPH
- a CDS encoding bifunctional DNA primase/polymerase, with the translated sequence MNRQKEARGQGGLQGNTSKGTYGSNDAAALPQKTPLIDVDSLIRAGLTLIPLHRWNAKDTRGRPRGKSPIDGSWQVKDYCNEAVLERAKRDGLNVGVRLPASWVVLDVDPRNFEGGVDSLAKLVADSGIDLSSAPHVITGSGGHHYYFRKPEDLSLMDSLENYPGIEFKSLGRQVVAPGSIHPCGKRYEWDDLTPPPIEAPQMPESLLSLAKRPVRANGEAAGYGELTPEMLAETLDQLDPDDFKDHDSEWLPLMMACHHATAGEGRQEFIDWSTQASGYEDHGYLIGRRWDSLHANPSAGRRGRPVTIKYLYKVVQAAGGEVARVQPECDFEVWEDEEFGLGVDDALMRQPPKLSALDAIIEEMNARHYVVLDSGFQVITEERDPIFDGRVRYQRLSKSDFRSAYENQLVEKGDKLVTKADLWLKSPQRRAYKGIIFDPSREHEGWLNMWKGWAVEPKPGDWSLLRELIRDVLTDGDAESFEYVLNWMAFMFQYPEKVAEVAIAFRGLKGTGKGTLGRALFKLSGASGLHISSPGHLVGRFNSHLQNCVCLFADEAFWAGDKAGEAVLKQLVTEPTLTYEGKGRDAVTGKNHVHIIMASNNDWVVPAGMDGERRFAVFNVNERRLGDREFFLALNKQLDEGGLAGLLFDMLQRDIRGWHPRDNVPRTEALAEQIEMSQGAEESWWDGLLEGGRLPGLMDELPWSEEAVEADTEELYLNYVAYAKMLGVRPRDKKGWAMKIKRKAGIGQRQVSLDGGHRVWRWVLPRLDEARSTWAKSIGRG
- a CDS encoding glycoside hydrolase family 5 protein codes for the protein MSTNLFSGARKALVASIAAAVLLGGATVVTTPYAAASSVAAVSVSAKINAFTNSDWLNGIWRTGAGFSIPATSANRAAFVAGASVRLADGQVRKISRAQIVGSNMSIFLEGAKLDGNKVGAPQVVTIGSTAVTAPDTSAPITTPPTVTAHSTSINAFTNNDWLNGVWRKSPGFSIPASAANKAAFKVGATAKLADGQVRKITQVQVVGANMSVYLEGAAVNGSVVGAPNKLALATTSTTSPAPTPAPSAPTPSVIATSNLNNYTNAQWLNGMYRTAAGFSIQASSANVAAFKAGALVRLADGQTRKVLRAQLVGSNMSVFLDGAVINGTTLGYPKTISVVSTSTGTPSSPALTTPPVEPAPAPVPTAPDTTNGKPLLVGVNLSGAGFGPSVVPGKHGTNYTYPAESYYKKYSDLGMPLVRLPFLWERIQPKLNSPLNAEEFARLKQSLDFAQKHNVKVILDLHNYYRYYGKLIGSKEVPISSFAAVWKQIVQQVVNHPAVEGYGLMNEPHSTNGLWPQAALAAAQAIRTVDSKRWIYVAGDRWSSAFHWPHYNTQLVTNPWMRDPKNNLVYEAHMYVDKDFSGNYFDKAEKFDPMIGVNRVKPFVDWLKQHKLRGYIGEHGVPDFSPSAIVATDNLLAYLRQNCIPSTYWAAGPWWGEYAMSLDVSSGKHRPQLPVLQKHAKTANSCTSIGPL